The Clostridium beijerinckii genomic sequence ATCCATTTACCACTCTTGTTCCCGGGAATCTATTTATAAGTTCCTCGCATAATGGCTTTGGTAATACCTCTCCTACAAATATCATCGCTTTTAAATTCTGAAGCATTGTAGAATCAAAATCTTTTTCTGCAACACACATTCCTGCAAATGAAGGAGTTGATACCCATATATTAATATCAGATTTTCTTATGTCATCAAACATATTCTTTAAGTTTGAAAGTGTTTCTTTTGAAAAACCATGTAATGTTTTCCCATAACATAATCCTGGGTAAATTGATGTTACAGATAAATCAAAAGAGTATGCAGCCTGATTCATGAATACTTCTTCTTTTTCATCTAAATTTAAATATTCTGCAATCCACTCAACAAAATTATCTAAATTGTTACTGCTTATTTGAACACCTTTTGGCTTTCCAGTACTTCCAGAAGTGAATAATATGTATGCATTTTCATCTTCTTTTACCCAATTTTCTTTTTCTACTTTAACATCTTTATATTCTTTTACTATTTCTTCAATATCTTTATCTTTTAAGATCCTTATACTTTCGAAATTGCTTTCTTTACTAAAATCAATAAGAACCTTTGGATGAACCTCACTGATAATTGCCTCCACTCTCTCTTTTGGATAGCTAATATCTATTGGTATATAAGCTCTTCCTGACTTTAAAGAAGCCATCATAACTGCCATCATTAAATTTTCCTTATTACCATATATAATAATAGGCGTTCTATCATCTTTAAATTCCCTTAATAAAAAAGCTGCTATGCATTCTGATATTGTATCTAATTCTGCATATGTCATAATATTTCCATCACATTTTAATGCGATTCTATTACTATTTGAGTATTTTTTTATGCCTTCTAAAATCTTCATTATTTATATCTCCCTTAAAATTGATTATATACAAATGGTATTTCAGCAAATGGTTCAAATGTTAATACTAGAATTGCTAAAATAACTACAATTGAACTTACTAATGCAAATCCTAAAGCTCTATTTTTCTTTATTTCGTTTATAAAGTTGCTCATCAATTTCAAGCCATCCTTTCCATCCTAGATGCATTACATCACACATAAAATAAGGCGTATATTCTTGATCTTTTAAGTTCAAAACTTCAAATCCTCTTTCTTTAGCCATTTCTTCCACTTTATCGAAAAACTCATCTCTACTTTGCTTAGTCATTCCAGTGTAATCATACCATCTTCCATTAGTTGGTGCTAAAATTATATATGGCTTTATACCAAGATCAACACAAGTGTCTAAATATAATTCATAGTCATCAAATTCTTTTGAATTCATTAAATCAACATTTTTATTTATATCTTTTTGAGATTGTAAATTATTTTTTAAATTCTTGTCATAATATGTGTCATATACGTAGAACTCATTATTAGTTACTTGTTTCTTTGCTTCTTCCTCGGCCTTCTTATGCTCTTCATTCCAATCAACTGTTCTTAGCTGTTTTTCTGATTTTTCAGGTAGTTTCTTTAACCTTCTATATAATAGACCTTTGTCTTTAAGTTCAACAATATTTTCCCTTGCAACAAAATATGGCTTAAATATAACACTTGATACTTTAGATATTAAATTATCGTTTGTATAAAGTTTTGCATAAAGCTTTTCTGGTATATATTGTGAGCTTCCTGATAAAAGCTTATCCACTCTAGCTGTATATGTCTTTTTATGTTCTTCACTTATTTCCTTATTTGATAAAAATTTATAAAATTGCACTGGTGCAAAATTAGCTTGAAAGTCTGTCCCGTCAACACCATGATCACTCATAAACCACTGAAGTGAAATTATAAATGCAACATTTGGTTTCCTCTGGGTATTCTGGCTTCCTAAATTAGATATCTGAGTCAAGTCCTGGCAATATGCTCTACCATTAGTTACGATTGTATCCATTCCTTCTACAGGGAAAAAGGTTGTAGCTAATTGTGAGACTGGTGCCCCTAACTCTGATGACCCCTCTAATATTTGATAGTTATTATTTGTAACAAATTCATTATATACGAGTCCTCTATCTTTATAGCTGCTCCCATACTCTATATTTATTTCAGTTAAATCCTTGCTTTTTAACATAGCTCCTATTTCTTTATCCAAAAAAATATTAAGTAACATAACGGTTACTACAGCTGTAATAATAGGGAATAACATATATATAAGCTTTTTTTTCATTTGTCCCTCCTATTTCTTGTTTTTCTACTACGATTTCCATTTAATTCTATACTAATTTAAGACATATTTCAATGCAAAAGTCCCTTCTATCATAGTATATAAAATCATATGATTAGAATATATTTTCATAATCAAAGGCGGCTTTCTATGACAAATTTTTATAGTACTGTAGTATAAAATAGTTATTGTATTGGATATTAATCATAATATAAAAATATATTCTATTGCAAATTATTTGCATTTGA encodes the following:
- the dltD gene encoding D-alanyl-lipoteichoic acid biosynthesis protein DltD — translated: MKKKLIYMLFPIITAVVTVMLLNIFLDKEIGAMLKSKDLTEINIEYGSSYKDRGLVYNEFVTNNNYQILEGSSELGAPVSQLATTFFPVEGMDTIVTNGRAYCQDLTQISNLGSQNTQRKPNVAFIISLQWFMSDHGVDGTDFQANFAPVQFYKFLSNKEISEEHKKTYTARVDKLLSGSSQYIPEKLYAKLYTNDNLISKVSSVIFKPYFVARENIVELKDKGLLYRRLKKLPEKSEKQLRTVDWNEEHKKAEEEAKKQVTNNEFYVYDTYYDKNLKNNLQSQKDINKNVDLMNSKEFDDYELYLDTCVDLGIKPYIILAPTNGRWYDYTGMTKQSRDEFFDKVEEMAKERGFEVLNLKDQEYTPYFMCDVMHLGWKGWLEIDEQLYKRNKEK
- the dltA gene encoding D-alanine--poly(phosphoribitol) ligase subunit DltA, with translation MKILEGIKKYSNSNRIALKCDGNIMTYAELDTISECIAAFLLREFKDDRTPIIIYGNKENLMMAVMMASLKSGRAYIPIDISYPKERVEAIISEVHPKVLIDFSKESNFESIRILKDKDIEEIVKEYKDVKVEKENWVKEDENAYILFTSGSTGKPKGVQISSNNLDNFVEWIAEYLNLDEKEEVFMNQAAYSFDLSVTSIYPGLCYGKTLHGFSKETLSNLKNMFDDIRKSDINIWVSTPSFAGMCVAEKDFDSTMLQNLKAMIFVGEVLPKPLCEELINRFPGTRVVNGYGPTEATVAVSANDMSKELLLEEGSLPIGYPMKTSVVKIVDDEGNVLGDGEKGEIVIVGPSVSKGYFNNEQVTAKAFFYDDYNGSKCRAYRTGDLGYYVNGNLYYCGRKDFQIKLNGFRIEIEDIENNLVKVSNIKNAAVVPIEKDGKIAYLTAFIELKEDNGLSGLKNGIMIKKELANLIPSYMVPRNIKIVKQFPTNVNGKIDRKKLLEEV